The DNA region TGTGCGGCCTGGCCGCGCTGATCGGCACCGCGCCGATCTGGCTCTACCAGATCTGGGCCTTCCTGATGCCGGGTCTGCACGCGCACGAGAAGCGGATGTCCCGGATCTTCGTGGCCGTCGCCGGTCCGCTCTTCCTGGTCGGCGTCGTCCTGGGCTACGTGACCCTGCCCAAGGGCCTGGAGATCCTGTTCGCCTTCGTCCCCGACGGCCTGACCAACATCGTCGAGTTCAGCGAATACCTCAGCTTCCTGAGCCGTACGCTCCTGGTCTTCGGTATCGCCTTCGAGATCCCGGTCTTCTGCATCCTGCTCAACCGGATCGGGGTCCTGCCCGGCGCCGCGCTCGGGAAGTACCGCGCCTGGATCATCGTCGGCTCCTTCGTCTTCGCCGCGGTGGCGACGCCGTCGGGCGACCCGTTCACGATGAGCATCATGGCCATCCCGATGGTCCTGCTCTTCGGGATCTCCGAGGTCATCACCCGGTCCCACGACAAGCGCAAGGCCGCCAAGCGTCAGGACATGCTCGGAGATCCTGACGTCCCGTCGGTGATCTGACCACTAGTCTTCACCCGTGACGCGCCAGATCGCTCTGCTCGCCAACCCCACCGCCGGTCGCGGCAACGCCGACCAGATCCTCGACGCGGTCACCGCCCGCCTCGCGGCCTCGGGTGCCGAGGTGGAGCACCTCATCAGTGACGACGCCGACCACGCCCTCGAGCTGGCGCGCAAGGCGGCTGCCGACGGGGTCGACACGGTCGTGACCCTCGGCGGCGACGGGATGGTCCACGTCGCGGTCCAGGCGCTGGCCGGCACCGAGGTGAGCCTCGGCGTCGTCCCGCTCGGCACCGGTAACGACTTCGCCCGGGCGCTCGGGATCCCGACCGGCGATCCGCTGGCCGCGGCCGACGTGGTCGTACGCGACGACCCCCGCCGCATCGACCTCGGCCGCAGCGTGGACTCCTGGTTCGCGACCGTCCTCGCGGCCGGCTTCGACG from Nocardioides luteus includes:
- the tatC gene encoding twin-arginine translocase subunit TatC is translated as MSIAGVVAVLRGTPKHAIGDDGRMALSDHLRELRARVIKASLALVVGFIVSLFFFEQLFDLVMEPYLKAVKMMDQEGGAASLSSVNGAAGGFMLYLKLCGLAALIGTAPIWLYQIWAFLMPGLHAHEKRMSRIFVAVAGPLFLVGVVLGYVTLPKGLEILFAFVPDGLTNIVEFSEYLSFLSRTLLVFGIAFEIPVFCILLNRIGVLPGAALGKYRAWIIVGSFVFAAVATPSGDPFTMSIMAIPMVLLFGISEVITRSHDKRKAAKRQDMLGDPDVPSVI